One window of Thermocoleostomius sinensis A174 genomic DNA carries:
- a CDS encoding SWIM zinc finger family protein: protein MTSYDIQSNREWWAQRWVDVLESFGWRRRLERARNYARQGNVLQIEFKGAKVSALVQGTAPEPYKVSLSLDPFNEEQWQYVIESMSERAIFSAKLLAGEMPQNIEEVFTANGLSLFPLTKFDIHSRCSCPDPANPCKHIGAVYYLLGDRFSEDPFVLFQLRGRTKEQIITALRQMRSVPQEDTIADDAPETATPTSIDLHKFWHYDSQLEPSLVVITPPPGNETVLDVLGPPFKTETSGGQGAIVAQLVQEHLKSIYAQVSQQAVLAAMATGSQEG from the coding sequence GGCTGGCGGCGGCGGCTGGAACGTGCTCGCAACTATGCACGGCAAGGCAATGTGCTGCAAATTGAATTTAAAGGCGCGAAAGTATCGGCATTGGTGCAAGGAACAGCCCCGGAACCGTACAAGGTTTCCCTTTCTCTCGATCCATTTAACGAGGAACAGTGGCAATATGTGATTGAATCCATGTCAGAACGAGCCATTTTTTCGGCCAAATTGCTAGCAGGGGAAATGCCGCAAAACATTGAAGAAGTGTTTACTGCTAATGGGTTGAGCCTGTTCCCACTGACGAAATTTGACATTCATAGCCGTTGCTCTTGTCCTGATCCGGCAAATCCTTGTAAGCATATTGGAGCGGTCTATTATCTGTTGGGTGATCGCTTCAGTGAAGATCCGTTTGTGTTGTTTCAGTTACGGGGTCGCACGAAAGAGCAAATCATCACGGCGTTGCGACAAATGCGCAGCGTACCCCAAGAGGATACGATCGCTGACGACGCACCCGAAACCGCTACACCTACGTCGATCGATTTGCACAAGTTTTGGCACTACGATAGCCAATTAGAGCCATCGCTGGTTGTAATTACCCCACCCCCTGGCAATGAGACTGTTTTAGATGTACTGGGGCCTCCTTTTAAGACTGAAACCAGCGGTGGTCAAGGCGCAATCGTCGCTCAGTTGGTGCAAGAACACCTCAAATCGATTTACGCTCAAGTGAGCCAGCAAGCTGTACTGGCAGCTATGGCTACTGGCAGTCAGGAGGGGTAG
- a CDS encoding chloride channel protein: MWHSAVPRQFRYLFRVGSKKTAIFEACVIGVVSGLAAVLLKQGVGWLGGWRVYFSYLYPAWLVLPAIGLTGGFVAGWLTERLAPEAAGSGIPQVKAALAGVPLALNLRVAVVKLISVILTVAAGLNLGRQGPTVQIGAALAAQLSQWIPTSPEHRRQLIAAGAAAGLAAGFNAPIAGILFVVEEFLHDFSELTLGTAILASFVGAVVSRLLGGQGLSLNLQILSSRANASLQDIPFFLVLGLLAGLLGALFNRGIFVSLAFNRRVLQLRLPWKVGLAGLISGLVIAFLPATFRDNAGLREMVIGGESSWLVILLVFVVKFVLTLVAYGSGAPGGLFAPSLILGSALGYLTGYAAQTLETSVGIPLGVDPGVSSPTTYALAGMGAFFSAVARGPITAIVIVFEITMDFNLVLPLMIGSVTAYLISDRLVSGSLYTRLLALNGIHLEKYQEAGGPWSELTAADLMQRRVETLSSGMTLSEATQAFSRSHHRGFPVVDAGKLVGIVTQTDLADPSRRPTNKDEITLGDIMTPQPVTVAPTDPLTHVLYLLNRFKLSRLPVTEGQKLVGIITRADIIRAEADQVTAETKWGPQAEPSYVVYQTRSPATGRGRLLVPLSNPQTAPQLLQLAAAIARDRNYELECLTVITIPRGNPPAETFVRTTNSRRLLKRAEHIGREYDLPIHTQIRVAHDAAYAMLETVKDRHVDLVLMGWEGKTSTPGRVFGTIVDTVIRQADCEVVLVKLEPNPSFDRWLVPVAGGPNALEGLQLLPSLLTLSASPEVQVCQVFETKPSFADLQPLQQLVQRLSTSLDYPIGLKPLWGKPIPDAVLQLAQAEQCDVIMLGASRESLLRQVISGNIPEAIASQSHRTVILVRGAITSETSAPKL; the protein is encoded by the coding sequence ATGTGGCATAGCGCGGTTCCCAGACAATTTCGGTACTTGTTTCGGGTTGGGTCAAAAAAAACAGCCATTTTTGAAGCCTGCGTCATCGGAGTCGTTTCCGGTTTGGCAGCGGTTTTACTCAAGCAGGGGGTGGGCTGGTTAGGTGGATGGCGCGTGTATTTCTCGTATCTCTATCCTGCTTGGCTTGTGTTGCCTGCGATCGGGCTAACGGGTGGATTTGTAGCCGGATGGTTAACTGAGCGACTGGCTCCTGAAGCGGCTGGCAGCGGCATTCCTCAGGTTAAAGCAGCCCTGGCCGGTGTCCCCCTTGCCCTCAATTTACGGGTGGCAGTTGTCAAACTGATCAGCGTTATTCTGACAGTAGCGGCTGGATTGAACCTAGGACGGCAAGGCCCGACCGTGCAAATTGGGGCCGCTCTGGCCGCTCAATTAAGCCAATGGATTCCCACCTCGCCAGAACATCGTCGTCAACTGATCGCAGCCGGAGCCGCAGCTGGTTTGGCGGCTGGATTCAACGCGCCGATCGCCGGTATTTTGTTTGTTGTCGAAGAATTTTTGCACGACTTCTCGGAGTTAACGCTAGGCACGGCCATTCTCGCCTCATTTGTCGGAGCCGTAGTGTCGCGGTTATTGGGCGGGCAAGGGCTAAGTCTCAATCTGCAAATCCTCTCGTCCCGGGCCAATGCGTCGCTGCAAGATATTCCCTTTTTCTTAGTGCTAGGGTTACTGGCGGGGCTACTGGGAGCGCTGTTTAATCGGGGCATTTTTGTCAGCTTGGCATTCAATCGGCGGGTGTTGCAGTTGCGGTTGCCTTGGAAGGTGGGATTAGCTGGACTCATTTCTGGTTTGGTGATTGCTTTTCTGCCCGCTACGTTTCGAGATAATGCTGGGTTGCGGGAGATGGTGATTGGGGGCGAATCAAGCTGGCTCGTAATTTTGCTCGTTTTTGTGGTGAAATTTGTCCTGACGTTGGTTGCTTATGGATCTGGTGCACCCGGCGGACTGTTTGCACCGTCGCTGATTTTGGGTTCAGCCTTAGGATACCTGACCGGGTATGCGGCTCAGACATTGGAAACGAGTGTAGGGATTCCTTTGGGCGTTGACCCAGGGGTAAGTTCACCCACAACCTATGCTTTAGCAGGAATGGGTGCATTTTTCAGTGCGGTGGCGCGCGGGCCAATCACGGCGATCGTCATTGTGTTTGAAATTACGATGGATTTCAATTTAGTCTTGCCGCTGATGATTGGCTCGGTGACGGCTTATCTCATTAGCGATCGGTTGGTGAGTGGGTCGCTCTACACTCGACTGCTGGCACTCAACGGCATTCATCTAGAGAAATATCAAGAGGCAGGTGGCCCGTGGTCGGAATTGACCGCCGCCGATTTGATGCAGCGCCGAGTAGAAACCCTCTCTAGCGGCATGACCCTGAGTGAAGCAACGCAAGCTTTTTCCCGATCGCACCATCGTGGCTTTCCAGTGGTTGATGCCGGCAAACTCGTGGGCATTGTCACGCAAACTGACCTCGCCGATCCTTCCCGCCGCCCTACTAACAAAGACGAAATCACTTTGGGTGATATCATGACGCCGCAACCTGTCACCGTTGCCCCAACTGATCCATTGACTCATGTGTTGTACTTGCTGAACCGCTTCAAACTCAGCCGTTTACCCGTCACCGAAGGCCAGAAGCTGGTAGGCATTATTACCCGTGCGGACATTATTCGAGCAGAAGCCGATCAGGTGACAGCCGAAACCAAATGGGGACCCCAAGCCGAACCGTCGTATGTCGTGTATCAAACCCGATCGCCCGCCACTGGCCGAGGGCGCTTGCTGGTTCCCCTCAGCAATCCTCAAACGGCCCCCCAACTCTTGCAACTGGCCGCCGCCATCGCCCGCGATCGCAATTATGAACTCGAGTGCTTAACCGTTATCACCATTCCCCGTGGTAATCCCCCGGCTGAAACCTTTGTACGCACCACCAACAGCCGCCGCTTACTGAAACGAGCCGAACACATTGGGCGGGAATATGACCTTCCTATTCACACACAGATTCGTGTGGCGCATGATGCCGCCTATGCCATGCTAGAAACGGTAAAAGACCGCCATGTTGACCTAGTGTTGATGGGCTGGGAAGGCAAAACCAGTACCCCTGGTCGAGTCTTTGGCACGATCGTAGATACCGTAATTCGGCAAGCGGACTGTGAAGTGGTGTTGGTGAAGCTAGAGCCCAATCCCAGCTTCGATCGCTGGCTAGTTCCTGTAGCAGGTGGACCCAATGCCTTAGAAGGCTTGCAATTATTACCCTCCCTGCTGACGCTGAGCGCCTCACCAGAAGTGCAAGTGTGTCAGGTATTCGAGACAAAACCTTCGTTTGCCGATCTGCAACCATTGCAACAGCTAGTGCAACGATTGAGTACCAGCCTAGATTATCCGATCGGACTCAAGCCACTGTGGGGTAAACCCATTCCCGACGCAGTGTTGCAGCTAGCTCAAGCCGAACAGTGTGATGTCATCATGCTGGGAGCTAGTCGTGAAAGCTTATTGCGACAAGTGATTAGCGGCAACATTCCAGAAGCGATCGCCAGTCAAAGCCACCGCACCGTGATCCTGGTACGAGGAGCCATTACTAGCGAAACAAGTGCTCCAAAACTATAA
- a CDS encoding DUF3685 domain-containing protein has translation MTPAADRRSFQLVLVDEDPLFRSGLRICLEDTAELQVVAEAETGAEALQLLDTFANRAIEPTDYLEPPSRIDLVIIDLELGRRTRDAIQGLDLCRRIRVQYPDVAVLLLSAVPEPIMLAAAQRVGANGYCARNLEANELIAIIRRVATGQSYWMRLDRSSTPSASPATAPLTTPSASPSRSRRPWLRFRRNLRISGLQQIETALAETAAQLRSLDLSDLDRALLAGRRRELLTARWLVKRFLATPALDAALGEQPQETNRSATATRELPVQSETESTTFQATGSMAPSSAASSSALAPPSMTSSSLMPQADRDVRSILFDAISAKLQLSLTNGTETPLEIDILREDKKRELFYLVLRKLEDLLDELRFSQVDAEQLASKRSLLLLDLWQAVVIDFFGKYSTLTVDGFEVEIVDEILQDMSIVQTEILDKIPSVVNLFQHLLFQSPLMVDGTPYPPGNPASLARAEWLLENLMIQVANAVIQPLLNRFANVEAIKQSLYNRRLLSSREIERFRNNLSWKYRLEKYVREPTNIFESRYSLFVLAGRGIKKTSIYAPRHQELQQLSGVPMLVTMVLETRDAVAPRVRSVISFMGNGVIYVLTEVIGRGIGLVGRGVIKGIGSVWQDGRFR, from the coding sequence ATGACGCCCGCTGCCGATCGCCGCTCCTTTCAACTTGTGCTTGTTGACGAAGACCCACTGTTTCGATCGGGGCTGCGCATTTGTTTAGAGGACACGGCTGAGTTACAGGTAGTCGCCGAAGCTGAAACGGGAGCCGAAGCTCTCCAACTTTTGGACACCTTCGCTAACCGCGCGATCGAGCCAACCGATTATTTGGAGCCGCCAAGCCGCATTGATCTGGTAATTATCGATCTAGAACTAGGACGCCGTACTCGAGACGCTATACAGGGGTTAGACTTATGCCGCCGCATTCGCGTTCAATATCCCGATGTAGCTGTGCTGTTGCTGAGCGCTGTTCCCGAACCCATTATGCTGGCTGCTGCCCAACGAGTTGGAGCCAATGGCTATTGTGCGCGTAATTTGGAAGCTAATGAACTGATTGCCATCATTCGTCGCGTCGCAACTGGTCAATCCTATTGGATGCGTCTCGATCGATCCTCTACGCCCTCTGCTTCCCCTGCCACCGCCCCTCTGACCACGCCGTCTGCTTCCCCCTCCCGATCGCGTCGCCCTTGGCTGCGCTTTCGCCGCAATTTGCGCATTTCTGGTCTTCAACAAATTGAGACGGCTCTGGCTGAGACAGCCGCTCAACTGCGCAGCTTAGATCTGTCTGATTTGGATCGAGCGCTCCTGGCAGGCCGTCGGCGAGAACTGTTAACCGCCCGCTGGTTGGTGAAGCGGTTCTTGGCAACACCCGCCTTAGATGCGGCTCTAGGAGAACAGCCGCAGGAAACCAATCGCTCAGCGACAGCCACTCGTGAACTACCCGTTCAATCGGAAACAGAATCGACAACGTTCCAGGCTACAGGGTCGATGGCGCCTTCCAGTGCTGCCTCGTCGTCTGCCCTAGCGCCTCCATCCATGACTTCATCGAGCTTGATGCCCCAAGCAGACCGTGACGTTCGATCGATTTTGTTTGATGCCATTTCTGCCAAGTTACAACTGAGTTTGACCAATGGCACCGAAACCCCCCTAGAAATCGATATTTTGCGGGAAGATAAAAAGCGGGAATTGTTTTACCTGGTGTTGCGCAAACTGGAGGATTTGCTGGATGAATTACGCTTTTCGCAAGTAGACGCCGAGCAATTAGCCTCGAAACGATCGCTGCTGTTGCTAGATCTGTGGCAAGCTGTGGTAATCGACTTTTTTGGGAAATACTCTACCCTGACGGTTGATGGATTTGAAGTTGAAATCGTAGACGAAATTTTGCAGGATATGTCGATTGTTCAGACGGAGATTCTAGACAAAATTCCGTCCGTGGTGAATCTGTTTCAACATCTGCTGTTTCAATCGCCACTTATGGTAGATGGTACCCCCTATCCACCCGGAAACCCAGCATCACTGGCGCGGGCGGAATGGTTACTTGAAAACCTGATGATTCAAGTAGCCAATGCGGTGATCCAGCCATTGCTGAATCGGTTTGCCAATGTGGAGGCCATTAAACAGAGCTTGTACAATCGACGATTGCTTTCAAGTCGTGAAATTGAGCGGTTTCGCAACAATTTATCTTGGAAATACCGCTTAGAAAAGTACGTTCGCGAACCCACAAATATTTTTGAAAGCCGCTATTCACTATTTGTACTGGCGGGACGAGGGATCAAGAAAACCAGCATCTATGCGCCACGACATCAAGAATTGCAACAACTATCGGGAGTCCCCATGCTAGTCACAATGGTTCTAGAAACGCGAGATGCGGTGGCCCCACGGGTGCGATCGGTGATATCGTTTATGGGCAACGGGGTCATTTATGTGCTGACCGAAGTCATTGGCCGGGGAATTGGGTTAGTAGGGCGAGGAGTCATTAAAGGCATTGGCAGTGTTTGGCAAGATGGACGGTTTAGATAA
- a CDS encoding MlaE family lipid ABC transporter permease subunit, with protein MSRTSRPSSFRRWSQRLLAAILLGGQVVVHLLRGKIHRRNTMEQLAIVGPESLLIVLVTALFMGMVFTIQVSREFIKFGASSAIGGVLAISLAREMAPLITAVVIAGRVGSGFAAEIGTMQVTEQIDALYMLKSDPIDYLVIPRVLACGLMLPILSLLSFMTGVAGGLLIANGLFDISQRIFLDSARNLLSLWDLISGLVKAGVFGVLIAIIGSSWGLTTTGGAKGVGQSTTTAVVTTLLAIFIANFFLSWLMFQGPIGAEFQQLQ; from the coding sequence TTGAGCCGAACTTCTAGGCCATCTAGTTTTCGTCGATGGAGTCAACGACTACTTGCCGCTATCTTGCTAGGTGGTCAAGTTGTTGTTCACCTGCTGCGAGGCAAAATTCACCGGCGCAACACAATGGAACAACTGGCGATCGTGGGTCCTGAATCTCTGCTAATTGTGTTGGTGACAGCCTTGTTTATGGGCATGGTGTTCACCATTCAGGTGTCGCGAGAATTTATTAAATTTGGTGCGAGTTCTGCTATTGGCGGTGTCTTGGCCATTTCCCTAGCCCGTGAAATGGCTCCATTAATTACCGCTGTGGTCATTGCAGGTCGAGTGGGGTCGGGCTTTGCGGCTGAAATTGGCACAATGCAAGTAACGGAACAAATTGATGCCCTGTACATGCTAAAAAGCGACCCGATCGATTACTTAGTTATTCCTCGCGTCTTGGCTTGCGGATTAATGCTGCCCATCTTGTCGCTTTTGTCATTCATGACCGGAGTCGCAGGTGGCTTGCTAATCGCCAACGGCTTATTTGACATTTCTCAGCGAATTTTTCTAGATTCTGCCCGCAATTTGCTATCACTTTGGGACTTAATCAGCGGGTTGGTTAAAGCCGGGGTCTTTGGTGTGCTGATTGCCATTATTGGCTCTAGTTGGGGGTTAACAACCACAGGTGGAGCGAAAGGAGTTGGGCAATCTACAACTACAGCCGTTGTCACCACCCTACTAGCCATTTTTATCGCCAACTTTTTTCTGTCCTGGCTGATGTTCCAGGGGCCGATCGGTGCAGAATTTCAGCAGCTTCAGTAA
- a CDS encoding DUF3119 family protein: MTPTSTSSPNPNLTGTVQLTPFYAIPIALVVLAIPLIFVQPWIAGLVALFGLFLLFQTATLRLQFTDTDLDLYRGETLLRRFPYQDWLNWQIFWSNLPILFYFREVKSIHFLPILFDPKTLQACLEQRCPKP, from the coding sequence GTGACACCAACTTCTACAAGCTCTCCCAACCCGAACTTAACCGGAACAGTTCAATTGACTCCTTTTTATGCCATTCCGATCGCCCTAGTTGTATTAGCCATTCCGCTGATTTTCGTTCAGCCTTGGATAGCCGGACTGGTAGCCCTATTTGGCTTGTTTCTCCTGTTTCAAACCGCAACCCTGCGCTTGCAATTTACTGATACCGATCTCGATCTCTATCGAGGAGAAACCTTGCTGCGACGGTTTCCGTACCAAGACTGGCTTAATTGGCAAATTTTTTGGTCAAATCTACCAATTTTGTTTTACTTTCGAGAAGTAAAAAGCATTCACTTTCTGCCGATTTTGTTCGATCCGAAAACCCTACAAGCCTGTTTAGAACAACGATGTCCTAAACCTTAG
- a CDS encoding DUF3086 domain-containing protein: MNSDESFSPESTPERLRQSGNFESAGAVSNLSSQAEASTTGFSTASETVNDLEQRVADLRQQERALRQEISSLQAAYTTMLQKQIAEAQQAIGQVVQEGLAELEQRKQTLQLSVEQLERRQERIRNEMRTTFAGSSQDLAIRVQGFKDYLVGSLQDLAAAAEQLQLVPATTEPSRTPATSAASPIENPDVEETTPIPRFAEQSFQDQTKRIRRLLDQYRSTPDYYGPPWQLRRTFEPIHAERVSNWFFTQGGRGALRTMGSRLQNILIASAVISILRDLYGDRLRTLVLGNSPERLGEWRRGLQDCLGISRADFGSEEGIVLFEDPEPLSQRADRLLKQKQLPLIIVDETEEVIDIALLQFPLWLAFAPDPLNPMVY; the protein is encoded by the coding sequence ATGAATTCAGATGAGTCGTTTAGCCCAGAATCTACTCCTGAGCGGTTGCGCCAAAGCGGTAACTTTGAGTCTGCGGGGGCTGTGTCAAATTTGAGTAGTCAGGCAGAAGCCAGTACGACGGGGTTTAGCACTGCCTCGGAGACAGTCAACGATTTGGAACAGCGGGTGGCAGATCTGCGGCAACAAGAGCGGGCCCTACGACAGGAGATTTCGTCGTTGCAAGCCGCCTACACCACCATGCTGCAAAAACAGATTGCCGAGGCTCAACAAGCGATCGGGCAAGTGGTTCAAGAGGGGCTAGCAGAGCTAGAACAACGAAAGCAAACGCTTCAGTTAAGTGTGGAACAACTAGAGCGTCGCCAAGAACGGATTCGCAACGAAATGCGTACCACTTTTGCTGGGTCTTCACAGGATTTAGCAATTCGGGTACAGGGCTTCAAGGACTACTTGGTAGGAAGCCTACAAGATCTAGCCGCCGCTGCCGAACAATTGCAACTCGTTCCCGCCACCACAGAACCATCCCGCACACCAGCAACCAGTGCAGCGTCCCCCATAGAAAACCCAGACGTAGAAGAGACAACCCCTATTCCCCGGTTTGCCGAACAAAGTTTTCAAGATCAGACGAAACGGATTCGGCGATTGCTAGATCAGTATCGCTCGACTCCCGATTACTATGGCCCACCTTGGCAACTGCGCCGCACCTTCGAGCCGATTCATGCTGAACGGGTATCTAACTGGTTTTTTACCCAAGGTGGACGTGGTGCATTGCGCACAATGGGATCGCGCTTACAGAATATTTTGATCGCCTCGGCCGTGATTTCAATCTTGCGAGATTTATATGGCGATCGGCTGCGAACATTAGTGCTAGGCAATTCCCCCGAACGATTGGGCGAATGGCGACGTGGTTTGCAGGACTGCTTAGGCATTTCACGCGCAGACTTTGGTTCCGAAGAAGGAATTGTCCTATTTGAAGATCCCGAACCCTTATCACAACGAGCCGATCGGTTATTAAAGCAAAAGCAACTGCCCTTGATTATTGTGGACGAAACCGAAGAAGTGATCGACATTGCCCTGCTGCAATTTCCTCTGTGGTTGGCCTTTGCGCCTGATCCACTCAATCCGATGGTTTACTAG
- a CDS encoding UPF0182 family protein — protein sequence MLANRLFKNLPRFWWIGLLIGGILLFDVGTTLIAESLWFQEVHYLGVFLTRFYSRSLLAVIPFTLSLVVLWSNLNTARRNAWSKPLMEGDRLALPGHMNLAGLLPITLLISLVIGLILLHHGQLAISHWQPNMSVYGGATPVPLRFRPEVIWRMVQTWRTQIWQPILIVGLMVALLIFPRISLRSIAILISLSFGLILSEHWAKVLLGLQQVPFNQTDPLFGRDIGFYIFTLPIWELFEFWFLGFSILTFFAVGLFYLLSGDSLSQGYFRGFTTPQQRHLYGLGGFLMLAVAFSYWLDRYSLLYSQEGVAYGATFTNVTVELPAYTLLSGLSLLLAGFLFWRTFAWSRRTTHSVKPPTPSPTRWTAASRSRWKYEEAAIETSAVRVKSLPPVLWLCLGLYVLLAIVAGFVLPYAVQRLVVQPNELQLEQPYIRHTIALTREAFGLERIRVETFDPQNSLTLEDLEANAQTVENIRIWDSRPLLETNRQLQRIRLYYEFPDADIDRYTLPTNAGQTTQQQVLIAARELDYSAVPTAAQTWVNQHLIYTHGYGFTMTPVNTVGEGGLPEYLVGGIEPVIVDPRVEGTIPIGRPRIYYGELTNNYVMTETRIEELDYPSGSDNVYNVYDGRGGVSIGNFLQRLLFAKHMRDWRMLLTEDFTPQTKLLFRRNINNRVRAIAPFLRYDSDPYLVVVNTGDKSWERGYSPDTEPDLDESYLYWIIDAYTLSDRFPYSDPSQNDFNYIRNSVKVVIDAYHGSVNFYVADAEDPIIRSWQQVFPSMFQSLDQMPEALRRHIRYAQDIYRVQSNELMTYHMTDPIVFYNREDQWRAPTEIYGNQEQLVEPYYLIMNLPTTDDQEEFILLRPFTPVQRINMIAWLSARSDGDQYGTMLLYVFPKQTLFYGPEQIEARINQDPVISQQISLWNRRGSNAIQGNLLVIPIEQSLIYVEPLYLEAEQNRLPILARVIVAYESRIVMAETLEEALEAVFQPPETESPIIREVEEGTIPELEGQLEGQPTPNAPLAP from the coding sequence ATGCTTGCCAACCGTCTCTTCAAAAATTTGCCTCGCTTTTGGTGGATCGGGCTGCTGATTGGGGGGATTCTGTTATTTGACGTCGGCACAACCCTAATAGCCGAAAGTTTGTGGTTTCAGGAGGTGCATTACCTCGGCGTTTTCCTTACGCGGTTTTATAGTCGATCGCTTTTGGCGGTTATTCCTTTTACCCTGAGCTTGGTGGTGCTGTGGAGCAACTTAAACACGGCACGGCGCAATGCTTGGTCGAAACCGTTGATGGAAGGCGATCGACTGGCGCTGCCGGGGCACATGAATTTGGCTGGCTTATTGCCCATCACCCTTTTGATTAGCTTAGTGATTGGGTTGATTCTATTGCATCATGGTCAGTTGGCCATCAGCCATTGGCAACCGAATATGAGTGTGTATGGAGGCGCAACGCCCGTTCCGCTCCGGTTTCGTCCAGAAGTGATTTGGCGCATGGTGCAAACTTGGCGAACTCAGATCTGGCAGCCGATTCTGATTGTCGGATTAATGGTGGCGCTACTAATTTTTCCTCGAATATCCCTGCGATCGATCGCGATTCTTATTAGCCTTAGTTTTGGTCTGATCTTGTCAGAGCATTGGGCCAAAGTTTTGCTGGGGTTACAGCAGGTTCCGTTTAATCAAACCGATCCGCTATTCGGACGAGATATTGGCTTTTATATCTTCACTCTGCCAATTTGGGAATTATTTGAGTTTTGGTTTTTAGGTTTTTCTATCCTGACTTTCTTTGCAGTTGGACTTTTCTATCTACTATCAGGCGACAGTTTAAGTCAGGGCTATTTTCGGGGATTCACGACTCCGCAGCAGCGCCATCTCTATGGATTAGGTGGCTTTTTGATGCTGGCGGTGGCCTTTAGCTATTGGCTCGATCGCTATTCGTTGCTCTATTCCCAAGAAGGCGTGGCCTATGGAGCCACCTTTACCAACGTTACGGTAGAACTGCCGGCCTACACACTGCTCAGTGGACTGTCGCTGTTGCTAGCAGGATTTTTGTTTTGGCGAACCTTTGCTTGGTCACGCAGAACAACTCACTCGGTCAAGCCGCCAACTCCATCACCGACTCGCTGGACAGCGGCATCACGATCGCGCTGGAAGTATGAAGAGGCTGCCATCGAAACTTCTGCTGTTCGAGTTAAGTCGTTGCCACCGGTGCTGTGGCTCTGCCTTGGATTGTATGTGCTGCTGGCAATTGTGGCTGGATTTGTGTTGCCATACGCCGTTCAACGCTTAGTCGTACAGCCCAACGAATTGCAGTTAGAACAGCCATATATTCGCCATACGATCGCCCTGACCCGCGAAGCCTTTGGACTAGAGCGCATCAGGGTGGAAACGTTTGATCCACAAAATTCGTTGACGTTGGAAGACTTAGAAGCCAACGCACAAACCGTTGAAAACATTCGGATTTGGGACAGCCGTCCCTTGCTGGAAACTAATCGCCAGCTTCAACGCATTCGTCTCTACTACGAATTTCCCGATGCTGATATCGATCGCTACACCCTACCTACCAATGCGGGTCAAACAACCCAACAGCAGGTGTTAATTGCTGCCCGAGAACTGGACTATAGCGCTGTACCGACAGCGGCTCAAACCTGGGTGAATCAACATTTAATCTACACCCACGGCTATGGATTTACGATGACGCCAGTTAATACAGTGGGTGAAGGTGGGCTGCCAGAGTATCTAGTGGGTGGTATTGAACCAGTGATTGTCGATCCACGGGTAGAGGGCACCATTCCGATCGGTCGTCCCAGAATTTACTATGGGGAATTAACCAACAATTATGTGATGACTGAAACCCGGATTGAGGAACTAGATTACCCAAGCGGCAGCGACAACGTGTATAACGTTTATGACGGGCGCGGCGGAGTGAGCATTGGCAACTTTTTGCAACGCCTGCTATTTGCTAAACATATGCGCGATTGGCGGATGCTGTTGACGGAAGATTTTACGCCCCAAACCAAGTTGTTGTTCCGCCGCAATATCAACAATCGAGTACGAGCGATCGCTCCGTTTCTGCGTTATGACAGTGATCCGTATTTAGTTGTGGTCAACACGGGTGATAAATCCTGGGAACGCGGTTATTCACCAGATACCGAGCCGGACTTAGACGAAAGTTATCTATATTGGATCATCGATGCTTACACCCTAAGCGATCGGTTTCCTTATTCTGATCCCAGCCAGAATGATTTCAATTACATTCGCAATTCTGTCAAAGTCGTGATCGATGCTTATCATGGCTCGGTTAACTTCTATGTAGCAGATGCAGAAGATCCAATCATCCGCAGTTGGCAACAAGTGTTTCCTAGCATGTTCCAGTCGTTGGATCAGATGCCAGAGGCACTGCGGAGACACATTCGGTATGCACAAGATATTTATCGAGTGCAGTCGAATGAGTTAATGACGTACCATATGACCGATCCGATCGTGTTCTATAACCGGGAAGATCAATGGCGTGCTCCTACGGAAATTTACGGCAATCAAGAACAATTGGTAGAACCGTACTACTTGATCATGAATCTGCCAACAACGGATGATCAAGAAGAATTCATTCTGCTGCGGCCGTTTACTCCCGTGCAACGCATTAACATGATTGCGTGGCTCTCGGCGCGATCGGATGGGGATCAGTACGGCACGATGCTGTTGTATGTGTTTCCTAAACAGACCCTATTTTATGGCCCTGAGCAAATTGAAGCTCGAATTAATCAAGATCCGGTGATTTCTCAGCAAATTTCTCTGTGGAATCGACGTGGGTCTAATGCTATTCAGGGTAACTTGCTGGTCATTCCAATTGAACAATCATTAATTTATGTAGAGCCACTTTATCTAGAAGCAGAACAAAACCGCTTGCCAATTTTAGCCAGAGTCATTGTGGCGTATGAATCGCGCATTGTTATGGCAGAAACCCTCGAAGAAGCGCTAGAGGCTGTCTTCCAACCCCCCGAAACCGAGTCCCCCATTATTCGCGAGGTGGAAGAGGGGACGATTCCTGAGTTAGAAGGTCAACTGGAAGGTCAACCCACCCCTAATGCTCCACTCGCCCCATAA